Genomic window (Jeotgalibacillus haloalkalitolerans):
GCTGAAAAAGGCAGCCACATTGTAACGGTTTTTGCAGATAGCAGTGAACGTTATCTTAGTCAGAATATTTATGAAGGTGGTTAAACACATATGAAGCAGAAAACGAAATTGATACATGGCGGTATTGTTGGAGACGAAGCGACAGGTGCGGTTTCCACGCCAATTTATCAGGTGAGCACATATAAGCAGGACGGTGTAGGCGGGCTGCGTCAGGGATATGAGTATTCGCGTACAGGCAACCCGACGCGTCATGCACTTGAAGAATTAATCAAGGATCTTGAAAATGGTCACGCAGGGTTTGCATTCGGTTCAGGTATGGCCGCAATCAGTTCAGTGATGATGCTGTTTGACACAGGCTCACACGTTGTCCTGACTGATGATGTCTACGGAGGAACGTACCGCGTCATGACAAAGGTGCTGAATCGCCTTGGCATTGATTCTACTTTTGTGGATACAAGCAACCCTGAAAATGTAAAAAATGCGATTCAGGAGAATACAAAAGCAGTATTTATTGAAACACCGACAAATCCATTGTTAAAAGTAACGGATATTGCTGCAGTATCAGCCGTTGCAAAAGAACATGGTCTGCTGACAATTGTAGATAACACATTTACAACACCATACTGGCAGACACCAATTGACCACGGAGCGGATATTGTTGTACACAGCGCGACAAAATATCTTGGCGGACACAGTGACGTTGTAGCAGGGCTTGTTGTCGTGAATTCAGCTGAGCTTGCTGAAGAAGTGCACTTTGTCCAGAATTCTGTTGGTGCGATCCTTGGACCACAGGATTCATGGCTGCTAATGCGTGGTATCAAGACACTTGGTCTGCGTATGGAAGAGCATGAAGTGAACGCAAAGGAAATCGTTTCATTCCTTGAGCGTCATGAAGGCGTCACAACAATCCATTACCCTGGCATTAAATCACACCCGGGTCACGAGACAGCAGCAAAGCAGTCACGCGGCTTTGGCGGTATGATCTCATTTGACGTCGGCAGCGGTGAAAAAGCGGCACGTGTGCTTGAAAAAGTGAAATACTTTACGCTTGCTGAAAGCCTTGGCGCAGTAGAGAGTCTGATCTCAGTACCGGCACGCATGACACATGCATCGATTCCGGCAGAGCGCCGCGCAGAGCTTGGCATTACTGACGGTCTTGTGAGAATTTCAGTTGGAATTGAAGACATTGAAGACCTGCTGCTGGATCTTGAGCAGGCATTGGAAGACTAATCGTGATATGCCGCTCCTTTGATGGGGCGGTTTCTTTGTGTTTGCTGATGGGAGAGTGCATGGATAGTGGGATTGCTACAAGTTGAAGCCTAATAGCAACAACTTCCCGCGCGTATCGCGGCAAGCTGAAAAGGAAATGCCACACTTGCGCGGTCTACACTGACCAGGCAGAAAGAAATATGTTGGATTTATTAAACTCCTTCACTTTGCTATCTCACCTGGTGTAATAGATTATTAAGTGAACATACATAATTTACGTAAAATACCTTATTTACCGTTTAAAACAAGTAAAAATAAGGTATCTATTCTTTGAAGACTGGTTACACATACTTAAACTAATTAGCTGTTAATCTATCGTCAGAAAGGAAGAATACAATGGTTATTACTGCAACAATCATTCTCATCTTTGGCCTGCCTTTTCTTTGGCTCATCTTGCTTTCAGCGGATGTGACAAATGGAAAACGGGAAAAAATTGAGTGGAAAAAGCCGGGGATTCTTTTCCTGTCCCTCACATTAATCAGTGTGCTGGTAAATATCTATTTTTATAGCTCTTATCATCTTCCATTCTTTCAAAATTCATTTGGGATGATGGTCGCACTCATCGTGACCGGTGCTTTTCTTCTTATATTTTCCATTGTTAACATCATTGTACACATCGTTCACAAAGGTGCACCTAAATCCTTTTATAACCCTAAGGGGCTGTGGATTTTTACAGGGGTCTTTTGCTTCGTCATTCTCTTTTTCACGGCCTGGGTTTATCCGTTTGCGCAAAAGATGTCTTATTCGTACAAAGTAGATAAGGCGGTTGAGGCGCTTTCAGAAGAAGAAACGAATGAGGAAGTGAGCGTTTTATTTATGAACTCAGAGCAGGAATGTTTCAGATCAGGTTGTTATGATGAGGAATACAGCAATTTCTTTTACGTAAAAAACAACCTGGATGAAGAGAAAGAGGTACAGGTGAGGATCCGTGCATTAGATGCCGATCAGAATGAATTAAAAATAGTAGAGTCTGACATCATGACCCTTGATGGCGGAGAACTGAGGTTAGTTGAGACAAA
Coding sequences:
- a CDS encoding bifunctional cystathionine gamma-lyase/homocysteine desulfhydrase, whose protein sequence is MKQKTKLIHGGIVGDEATGAVSTPIYQVSTYKQDGVGGLRQGYEYSRTGNPTRHALEELIKDLENGHAGFAFGSGMAAISSVMMLFDTGSHVVLTDDVYGGTYRVMTKVLNRLGIDSTFVDTSNPENVKNAIQENTKAVFIETPTNPLLKVTDIAAVSAVAKEHGLLTIVDNTFTTPYWQTPIDHGADIVVHSATKYLGGHSDVVAGLVVVNSAELAEEVHFVQNSVGAILGPQDSWLLMRGIKTLGLRMEEHEVNAKEIVSFLERHEGVTTIHYPGIKSHPGHETAAKQSRGFGGMISFDVGSGEKAARVLEKVKYFTLAESLGAVESLISVPARMTHASIPAERRAELGITDGLVRISVGIEDIEDLLLDLEQALED